Proteins from a single region of Hypomesus transpacificus isolate Combined female chromosome 9, fHypTra1, whole genome shotgun sequence:
- the LOC124471820 gene encoding activin receptor type-1B-like, translating into MQCNGTLATMAKKRLLLTLFLFVGSYGTCDGLWCNCTTAQCAKTGFQCETDGACMASSSSINGNEQHIRICITNDKLEPPGQPFYCLSAEGLLNTHCCYTDYCNSISLKVPSVTSRLGLGSGFGPGRTWGPVELVAVIAGPVFLLCVLLMLGVFLFQHHQRTYSHRQRLEVEDPSCDHLYLAKDKTLQDLIYDMSTSGSGSGLPLFVQRTVARTIVLQEIIGKGRFGEVWRGRWRGGDVAVKIFSSREERSWFREAEIYQTIMLRHENILGFIAADNKDNGTWTQLWLVSDYHEYGSLFDYLNHYSVTIEGMIKLALSAASGLAHLHMEILGTQGKPGIAHRDLKSKNILVKKNSTCAIADLGLAVRHESVSDTIDIAPNQRVGTKRYMAPEVLDESINMRHFDSFKCADIYALGLVYWEIARRCNAGGIHEEYQLPYYDLVPSDPSIEEMRKVVCDQKLRPNVPNWWQSYEALRVMGKIMRECWYTNGAARLTALRIKKTLSQLSQQEDIKI; encoded by the exons ATGCAATGCAATGGGACTCTAGCGACCATGGCTAAGAAACGGCTCTTATTAACACTGTTCTTGTTTGTGGGCTCATATGGTACTTGTGATG GTCTGTGGTGTAACTGCACTACAGCACAGTGTGCGAAGACAGGATTCCAGTGTGAGACCGACGGGGCCTgcatggcctcctcctcctccataaaTGGGAATGAGCAGCACATTCGTATCTGCATCACCAACGACAAGCTGGAGCCTCCCGGCCAGCCCTTCTACTGCCTCAGTGCCGAGGGCCTGttaaacacacactgctgctacACTGACTACTGCAACAGCATCAGCCTCAAAGTACCCTCTG TGACGTCTCGGTTGGGCCTGGGGAGTGGTTTTGGCCCGGGGCGCACATGGGGTCCTGTGGAGCTGGTGGCGGTGATTGCGGGCCCGGTattcctgctgtgtgtgctgctgaTGCTAGGCGTCTTCCTGTTCCAGCACCACCAGAGGACCTACAGCCACAggcagaggctggaggtggaggacccCAGCTGTGACCACCTGTACCTGGCCAAGGACAAAACCCTGCAGGACCTCATCTATGACATGTCCACTTCTGGATCTGGTTCCG GTCTCCCTCTGTTTGTACAGCGCACCGTGGCACGGACTATCGTTTTGCAGGAGATCATTGGGAAGGGGCGTTTTGGTGAGGTGTGGCGTGGTCGCTGGCGTGGTGGGGATGTGGCGGTAAAAATCTTCTCGTCACGAGAGGAGCGCTCTTGGTTCCGGGAGGCTGAGATTTACCAGACCATCATGCTTCGTCACGAGAACATCCTCGGGTTTATCGCTGCTGACAACAAAG ATAATGGCACCTGGACCCAGCTGTGGTTGGTGTCAGACTACCATGAGTATGGCTCTCTGTTTGACTATCTGAATCACTACTCTGTCACCATCGAAGGCATGATCAAGCTGGCATTGTCTGCTGCCAGTGGCCTGGCACATCTGCACATGGAAATCCTTGGCACTCAGG GTAAGCCTGGCATCGCCCACCGAGACCTAAAGTCTAAGAACATATTGGTGAAGAAGAACAGTACCTGTGCCATTGCTGACCTTGGTTTGGCCGTTCGCCAcgagtctgtctctgacacAATCGACATCGCCCCCAACCAGAGAGTGGGCACCAAGAG GTATATGGCCCCTGAGGTTCTGGATGAGAGCATCAACATGAGACACTTTGACTCGTTTAAATGTGCAGACATCTACGCCCTGGGCCTAGTCTACTGGGAGATAGCACGCCGCTGCAATGCTGGAG GTATACATGAGGAGTACCAGCTGCCATACTATGACCTGGTGCCCTCTGACCCTTCCatagaggagatgaggaaggtGGTGTGTGACCAGAAACTACGACCTAACGTGCCCAACTGGTGGCAGAGCTATGAG GCCCTGCGTGTGATGGGTAAAATCATGAGGGAGTGTTGGTACACTAATGGAGCAGCCCGCCTCACTGCCCTGCGCATCAAGAAGACCCTGTCTCAGCTCAGCCAACAGGAGGACATCAAAATCTGa
- the ankrd33ab gene encoding photoreceptor ankyrin repeat protein produces the protein MASASEDPLLGTGPDEDGSEVSLSGSESDSGSVLSDDSVLPDYQRDEGKGGPASTLYAACFRNEPQALKIILERGVTKEEVMETDINGWNGLMIACYKGFLDIVHGLHYCPFIDINHQDNDGNTALMIAAQAGHISTVNYLLNYYPGADTEIKDCRGFTALIKAAMQGRNDVVAALIMAGADVNAVDSTKSRCARDWALKTGRFDTLHRLRRLNLRPRAEQFCQSYVCEWPELQVLVAKATANKSAGEKITQRLKSTFGFNFPRDPQDNGVLDHMVRMTTGLYSPLVATACRPLCPTSPPMAGKRRLAVPELVKKHTVKELEETSVCHSTSSIFCITPSLHSAESITAACCVDTQRRGSMLSLAPNGVAHSFMHRSMAHRNSVFPSGCIPQIKVSKSGEPTPKKEKKKKRHKGHLEPPKWKYKEIKDEKKKEKKKAEKEKEKNNKEKK, from the exons ATGGCCTCCGCGTCCGAGGACCCCCTTCTAGGAACCGGTCCCGATGAGGACGGCTCTGAGGTGTCTTTGTCTGGCAGTGAGTCCGACTCAGGAAGTGTACTTTCTGATGACTCAGTGCTTCCTGACTATCAGCGGGACGAGGGGAAAGGGGGTCCTGCCTCCACGTTATATGCAGCATGCTTTCGGAACGAACCCCAGGCTCTCAAGATCATTCTCGAGAGGGGAGTCACCAAGGAGGAagtcatggagacagacatCAATGGTTGG AACGGTCTGATGATAGCATGTTACAAGGGTTTCCTGGATATTGTCCACGGCCTTCATTACTGTCCCTTCATAGACATCAACCACCAAGACAATGATGGCAACACTGCACTGATGATCGCTGCTCAAGCAG GTCACATCAGCACAGTCAACTATCTCCTGAACTACTACCCTGGAGCAGACACAGAGATCAAGGACTGTCGAGGGTTCACAGCCCTCATCAAAGCTGCTATGCAGGGCCGCAATGACGTTGTAGCCGCCCTCATCATGGCAG GTGCTGACGTAAACGCAGTCGACTCTACAAAGAGCAGATGTGCCCGAGACTGGGCCCTGAAGACGGGGCGCTTTGACACCTTACACCGCCTCCGCCGTCTCAACCTGCGGCCCAGAGCTGAGCAGTTTTGCCAAAGCTACGTCTGCGAATGGCCTGAGCTCCAAGTGCTGGTGGCCAAAGCCACGGCCAATAAGAGTGCAGGTGAAAAGATCACCCAGAGACTCAAATCCACCTTTGGCTTCAATTTTCCCAGAGACCCCCAAGATAACGGAGTGTTGGATCACATGGTGCGTATGACCACAGGCCTGTACAGCCCCCTGGTAGCCACTGCCTGCCGCCCACTCTGCCCCACCAGTCCCCCCATGGCAGGTAAAAGGCGCCTGGCTGTGCCAGAGCTGGTGAAGAAGCACACagtgaaggagctggaggaaacCTCTGTGTGCCATAGCACCAGCTCCATCTTCTGCATAACACCCTCCCTTCACTCAGCCGAGTCCATCACTGCAGCCTGCTGTGTGGACACACAGCGCAGAGGCAGTATGCTGTCTCTGGCCCCCAATGGTGTGGCACACAGCTTTATGCACCGCAGCATGGCCCACAGGAACAGCGTGTTCCCCTCCGGCTGCATCCCTCAGATCAAGGTCAGCAAGTCTGGAGAGCCTACAcccaagaaggagaagaagaaaaagaggcaCAAGGGCCACCTGGAGCCGCCCAAGTGGAAGTACAAAGAGATCAAGGatgaaaagaaaaaggagaaaaagaaggcagagaaagagaaagaaaagaataaTAAAGAGAAGAAATAA